The following proteins are co-located in the Salvelinus fontinalis isolate EN_2023a chromosome 29, ASM2944872v1, whole genome shotgun sequence genome:
- the rlim gene encoding E3 ubiquitin-protein ligase RLIM: protein MEGSDSSEPGASDQPEAQRRRQRDRLDREEAFYQFVNNLSEADYRLMRDNNLLGTPGEITAEELLSRLQQIKDGPEQQQQPSINTSETGEATGELAEGPEDPSNGDTLLDWLNTVRRTGNTTRSGHRGNQSWRAVSRTNPNSGDFRFSLEINVNRNLAEQQARAEGEAQEEAQGEEQQARAEGEAQEEEQQARAEGEAQEEAATRAPDNVVEVLPEAGTEVPMETGEVLEEPVVEELAVIVEPEVEMEPEAEVEAEPELEAEMVPELVVEVVPQPPSPVTTTPPVSRPASPLVQAPPATPAPAPPSPPPEEPPRRGQRRARSRSPEQRRTRARTTRSRSPLTLDRLDGLPRHVPNAAPSHSPPTLPPQAPAEGSSRTRQHVLSRQSTAEYEVQSAGTGSETAPEPVTTPPQEGEAAGGEGAAGRRPPTIMLDLQVRRVRPGEYRQRDSIANRTRSRSQNSNNTFLYESERGGFRRTFSRSERAGVRTYVSTIRIPIRRISDAGLGEATSMALQTMIRQIMTGFGELSYFMDSDSESSDSNRGGGNPTGAADLAEALNTPDGGVAGMADGAEPPVSVSGHSMGGAGEARTEEREGEDGIGLGLAPGIGLGVGGTPREGRARPRAPISLEEPGSLPFLRLAHFFLLNDEDEEQPRGLTKEQIDNLSTRNFGESDALKTCSVCITEYAEGNKLRKLPCSHEYHVHCIDRWLSENSTCPICRRAVLVSANRESVV from the exons ATGGAGGGCTCCGACAGTTCCGAGCCGGGCGCCAGTGACCAACCAGAGGCCCAGCGCAGGCGGCAACGGGACCGGCTAGACCGGGAGGAGGCCTTCTACCAGTTTGTCAACAACCTGAGTGAGGCAGACTACCGGCTGATGAGAGACAACAATCTGCTGGGTACCCCAG GTGAGATCACAGCGGAGGAGTTGTTGAGTCGGCTGCAGCAGATTAAGGATGGgccagagcagcagcagcagcctagCATCAACACCAGTGAGACTGGAGAAGCTACAGGAG AACTGGCAGAAGGTCCAGAGGACCCGTCTAACGGCGACACCCTCTTGGATTGGCTGAACACCGTCAGGCGGACAGGCAACACCACCCGCAGTGGTCACCGAGGAAACCAGTCGTGGCGGGCGGTGAGCCGGACCAACCCAAACAGCGGAGACTTCCGGTTCAGTCTGGAGATCAACGTTAACCGTAACCTGGCGGAGCAGCAGGCCCGCGCGGAGGGGGAGGCGCAGGAGGAGGCGCAGGGGGAGGAGCAGCAGGCCCGCGCGGAGGGGGAGGCGCAGGAGGAGGAGCAGCAGGCCCGCGCGGAGGGGGAGGCGCAGGAGGAGGCCGCAACAAGAGCACCTGACAATGTGGTGGAGGTCCTGCCTGAGGCGGGGACGGAGGTACCCATGGAGACAGGAGAGGTGCTGGAGGAACCCGTTGTGGAAGAGCTGGCTGTCATAGTGGAACCAGAAGTGGAGATGGAGCCAGAGGCTGAAGTAGAAGCTGAGCCAGAACTAGAAGCAGAGATGGTCCCAGAGTTAGTAGTAGAGGTAGTCCCACAGCCGCCCAGCCCTGTCAccaccacccctcctgtctccagACCAGCCAGTCCCCTGGTGCAGGCCCCTCCAGCCACCCCGGCCCCtgcccctcccagccctcccccTGAGGAGCCTCCGCGACGTGGCCAGAGACGAGCCCGCAGCCGTAGCCCCGAGCAGCGCCGGACCAGGGCTCGCACCACACGGAGCCGTTCCCCCCTCACCCTGGACCGACTGGACGGCCTCCCCCGCCACGTGCCCAACGCCGCCCCTTCACACAGCCCCCCCACCCTGCCCCCCCAGGCCCCCGCAGAGGGAAGCTCACGGACTCGACAGCATGTTCTGTCCCGGCAGAGCACCGCAGAGTACGAGGTCCAGTCAGCCGGAACAGGGTCTGAGACCGCCCCAGAGCCCGTTACCACCCCACCCCAGGAGGGAGAGGCCGCGGGCGGGGAGGGAGCAGCGGGACGACGTCCCCCCACCATCATGCTGGACCTGCAGGTGCGCCGAGTTCGTCCAGGTGAGTACCGCCAGAGGGACAGCATTGCTAACAGAACCCGCTCACGCTCCCAGAACTCCAACAACACCTTCCTGTacgagagtgagagggggggatTCCGCAGGACCTTCTCCCGGTCCGAGCGCGCGGGTGTGAGGACGTACGTCAGCACCATCAGGATCCCCATCAGGAGGATCAGTGACGCGGGGTTGGGAGAGGCCACCTCCATGGCTCTGCAGACCATGATACGACAGATCATGACCGGCTTCGGAGAGCTCAGCTACTTCATGGACTCGGACTCGGAATCCTCGGACTCAAACCGTGGCGGTGGTAACCCCACTGGCGCTGCCGACCTGGCCGAGGCGCTCAACACTCCCGACGGGGGAGTAGCCGGTATGGCGGACGGGGCGGAGCCTCCTGTCTCAGTGAGCGGGCATAGTATGGGAGGAGCCGGTGAGgcaaggacagaggagagggagggggaggacggGATTGGTCTGGGTCTGGCCCCAGGGATAGGTTTAGGGGTGGGGGGCACCCCCAGGGAGGGGCGAGCTCGGCCCCGTGCCCCCATCAGTTTGGAGGAACCGGGGTCACTACCCTTCCTCCGCCTTGCTCACTTCTTCCTCCTGAATGATGAGGACGAGGAACAGCCCAGAGGACTCACCAAGGAGCAGATCGACAACCTCTCCACCAGGAACTTTGGGGAGAGTGACGCTCTGAAGACCTGCAGTGTGTGTATCACAGAGTATGCTGAGGGGAACAAGTTGAGGAAGTTGCCCTGTTCTCATGAGTACCATGTTCACTGTATCGACCGCTGGCTGTCTGAGAACTCCACCTGTCCTATCTGCCGCAGGGCCGTGCTGGTGTCTGCTAACCGGGAGAGTGTGGTCTAA
- the LOC129827340 gene encoding neurite extension and migration factor-like yields MMELGGVSYLTEECLLQATPTCLGCFIETRDPTPIHDPAPIHDPAPIHDPGPTTPDLDREAGLVSHQDLEATSCPISDISSINIPCLSQAGEVIEVLSDQLLSFSVTKTCHATALTTALVTALVTANNKTGDNGEKTEAEDPTTKNLYEGLLLDKVNVEEMLLLDKVNGGEVLLLDKVNGGEVLLLDKVPGEEVLLLDKVNREEVLLLDKVKGEEVLLSDKVSGEEVLLANAGQDWGYFESFISESKMELLDLCSKTDLSVNLFSEDDVDNLFDDDDEESALSSDVCSLKIRYESFQDNMRQKTNVLQDETQFNFFPSVLVNCAKREDGGGGGGGGGGGGGGGRGRRTGEEGKAEELSLVLGEEGGGVSPLVGSQGSQGSPLSSASSVNYLLEFRNSVEEDAEYSDDDSCTSSDTLQEAQQEAQQEAQPGQRRGGGSAPSGSRRLLSPSNPLNYGLRSKRKVRYSDDYLYDVDSIDSHEKTERIATEKREKVPAGQREEDVDWCPKKRWKSSRKEPPVIIKYIIINRFKGQRHMSVNLGRLDPAGDAAVRLDAAAESHYSSLSPLKEFWQERRREREEQLRLASRDEQHLNRRRHPHRPFSSTHPKQKYKIANRLCVQRIPQTGEGSAATQDSASIPSVSDQAVTTEEGGGGRAPLEPQNITHTGTAKRSRTQEREERDGRRMGGGGIRKFKSQARLSSNKTMKEGGAGGRAEGESVMNGASDACTVADAGVLTNQEPAGSVADISSNTPSPPFSSLDPTNHQTFPFTSSSSCASVLISSDSVTSSSSCASVLISSDSVTSSSSCASVLISSDSVTSSSSCASVLISSDSVTTSCISSSCSSDQALPSGEREEGVSLTPGGYLQTLLDASDSSRGAGITYYPQQPPRQNYPLGLSLEEKQPPSQNYPLGLSLEEKQPPSQNYLLGLSLEEKQPPRQNYPLGLSLEEKQPPSQNYPLGLSLEEKQPPSQNYLLGLSLEEKQPPSQNYLLGLSLEEKQPPSQNYPLGLSLEKKQPPSQNYLLGLSLEEKQPPRQNYPLGLSLEEKQPPSQNYPLGLSLEEKQPPSQNYPLGLSLEEKQPPSQNYPLGLSLEEKQPPSQNYPLGLSLEEKQPSSQNYPLGLSLEDKQPPRQNYPLGLSLEEKQFASLQLVQSCVLSPPSESELQQSPHLCPSFPPSMWNHQPHLCPSYPHSQGGFGPDTTLLSSGFLPLLDGVPGSRSGSGSDYSQQGSETDRLLFEKSYLVEGDGLGLQPGSGVELQELQVCQSGVCLGQVQYQRGSLCSDHGCLISYDSVGSLSACSSNYSSQSLQSCSCGEQREGGGETEERRDNYLQHCSPTVLFQQSLENMGHPVTPLRESSDLLDISNFTPDKFRHSSLSELSPPETPNLSHQVTGWEMRTGGKAPEYQDHVTGCDIMQQAEQHEVEGRQLQIHPSFNREGEEQGRKNTRSKRKAGYKQAAAGGQQGPKKGRAPRASKTEKVKMPRQSRSSKKIKAMLEGKAAKSQAQAGGNLQPHSHGSTGDWSGSSTGPRGWSEGNTRREGEEQQEFEEPSNILSNIVSGMAEVQRFMMESMEPLWDPLEGDLPPDANSLNMKTLHILQGRGGKKGAGSVVVGRGRKARGKVGKNQAKFNTSHPIFPQLALGCNMFDKPNSISPGPTHKKLYRHKTSAKLPNMETVKGKRGGAESNPNKDLALMASFEKLRQNMAVLLSLSFR; encoded by the exons ATGATGGAGTTGGGAGGTGTATCCTATCTGACAGAGGAGTGTCTTCTACAGGCCACGCCCACCTGCCTTGGGTGTTTCATTGAGACCCGGGACCCCACCCCTATCCATGACCCCGCCCCTATCCATGACCCCGCCCCTATCCACGACCCCGGCCCCACGACTCCTGACCTTGACCGCGAGGCGGGGCTGGTAAGCCACCAGGACTTGGAGGCCACTTCCTGCCCTATCTCTGACATCAGCAGCATCAATATCCCATGTCTGAGTCAGGCTGGTGAGGTCATAGAGGTCCTGTCAGACCAGCTTCTCAGCTTCTCCGTGACCAAAACCTGCCACGCCACCGCCCTCACTACCGCCCTCGTTACCGCCCTCGTTACCGCTAACAACAAGACAGGAGACAACGGAGAGAAGACAGAGGCAGAGGATCCCACCACCAAGAATCTGTATGAGGGCCTCCTATTGGACAAAGTGAATGTGGAGGAAATGCTGCTATTGGACAAGGTCAACGGGGGGGAAGTGTTGCTATTGGACAAGGTCAACGGGGGGGAAGTGTTGCTATTGGACAAGGTCCCCGGAGAGGAAGTGTTGCTATTGGACAAGGTGAACAGAGAGGAGGTCCTCTTATTGGACAAAGTGAAAGGGGAGGAAGTGCTGCTATCAGACAAGGTCAGCGGTGAGGAGGTCCTTCTGGCCAATGCGGGTCAGGACTGGGGTTACTTCGAGTCGTTTATCAGTGAGTCCAAGATGGAGCTGCTGGACCTGTGTTCTAAGACCGACCTGTCAGTCAACTTGTTCTCCGAGGACGACGTTGACAACCTGTTTGACGACGACGACGAGGAGTCGGCTCTGAGCAGCGACGTGTGCTCTCTAAAGATTCGCTACGAGTCCTTCCAGGACAACATGAGACAGAAGACCAACGTCCTGCAGGACGAGACACAGTTCAACTTCTTCCCCTCTGTCCTAGTCAACTGTGCCAAGAGGGaggacggaggaggaggaggaggaggaggaggaggaggaggaggaggaggacgggggaggaggacaggggaggagggtaAAGCTGAGGAGCTGAGCCTTGTGCtgggggaggagggtggaggtgttAGCCCCCTAGTGGGGTCTCAGGGGTCCCAGGGTTCACCCCTTTCCTCCGCCTCCTCTGTCAACTACCTGCTGGAGTTCAGAAACTCAGTCGAGGAGGACGCGGAGTACAGCGACGACGACTCCTGCACCTCCTCGGACACCCTGCAGGAGGCGCAGCAGGAGGCGCAGCAGGAGGCGCAGCCGGgccagaggaggggaggaggaagtgcgCCCAGCGGTTCCAGGAGACTCCTCAGCCCCTCTAACCCTCTGAACTACGGCCTGCGTTCCAAACGGAAGGTCCGCTACAGTGACGACTATCTATATGACGTCGACTCCATCGACAGCCACGAGAAGACCGAGAGAATCGCcacggagaagagagagaaggttccggcgggacagagggaggaggacgtgGACTGGTGCCCCAAGAAGAGATGGAAATCCTCCCGGAAGGAGCCTCCAGTCATCATCAAGTACATCATCATCAACCGCTTCAAAGGACAGAGACACATGTCTGTGAATCTGGGCAGGCTGGACCCTGCCGGGGACGCTGCCGTGCGCCTGGACGCCGCCGCGGAGAGCcactactcctctctgtctccactgaAAGAATTctggcaggagaggaggagggagcggGAGGAGCAGCTGCGGCTGGCGTCCAGAGATGAACAGCATCTGAACAGGCGCCGTCACCCCCACCGCCCCTTTAGTTCCACGCACCCCAAACAGAAATACAAGATAGCCAACAGGTTGTGTGTCCAGAGGATCCCCCAGACAGGGGAGGGATCAGCAGCAACACAGGACTCGgcttctatcccctctgtctctgatCAGGCTGTTACaacagaggaggggggagggggaagagcGCCGTTAGAACCACAGAACATCACACACACCGGAACAGCCAAGAGGAGCCGcactcaggagagagaggagagggacgggaggaggatgggaggaggggggATAAGGAAATTCAAGAGCCAAGCCAGGCTGAGCAGTAACAAGACAATGAAAGAGGGAGGAGCAGGTGGAAGAGCGGAGGGGGAGAGCGTGATGAATGGAGCGTCGGATGCGTGTACTGTTGCTGATGCTGGGGTGTTAACCAATCAGGAGCCTGCTGGCAGCGTGGCAGACATCAGCTCTAACACACCCAgcccccctttctcctccctgGATCCCACCAACCACCAGACATtccccttcacctcctcctcctcctgtgcctctgtcctcatctcttctGACTccgtcacctcctcctcctcctgtgcctctgtcctcatctcttctGACTccgtcacctcctcctcctcctgtgcctctgtcctcatctcttctGACTccgtcacctcctcctcctcctgtgcctctgtcctcatctcttctGACTCCGTCACCACCTCCTGCATCTCCTCATCTTGCTCCTCTGACCAAGCTCTACCGtctggggagagggaggaaggggtgtCACTGACCCCAGGGGGGTACCTGCAGACCCTACTAGATGCCTCAGACTCCTCCAGAGGGGCAGGTATCACCTACTACCCCCAGCAGCCCCCCAGGCAGAACTATCCCCTGGGTCTCTCTCTAGAGGAGAAACAGCCTCCCAGCCAGAACTATCCCCTGGGTCTCTCTCTAGAGGAGAAACAGCCTCCCAGCCAGAACTATCTCCTGGGTCTCTCTCTAGAGGAGAAACAGCCTCCCAGACAGAACTATCCCCTGGGTCTCTCTCTAGAGGAGAAACAGCCTCCCAGCCAGAACTATCCCCTGGGTCTCTCTCTAGAGGAGAAACAGCCTCCCAGCCAGAACTATCTCCTGGGTCTCTCTCTAGAGGAGAAACAGCCTCCCAGCCAGAACTATCTCCTGGGTCTCTCTTTAGAGGAGAAACAGCCCCCCAGCCAGAACTATCCCCTGGGTCTCTCTCTAGAGAAGAAACAGCCCCCCAGCCAGAACTATCTCCTGGGTCTCTCTCTAGAGGAGAAACAGCCTCCCAGACAGAACTATCCCCTGGGTCTCTCTCTAGAGGAGAAACAGCCTCCCAGCCAGAACTATCCCCTGGGTCTCTCTCTAGAGGAGAAACAGCCTCCCAGCCAGAACTATCCCCTGGGTCTCTCTCTAGAGGAGAAACAGCCCCCCAGCCAGAACTATCCCCTGGGTCTCTCTCTAGAGGAGAAACAGCCTCCCAGCCAGAACTATCCCCTGGGTCTCTCTCTAGAGGAGAAACAGCCTTCCAGCCAGAACTATCCCCTGGGTCTCTCTCTAGAGGATAAACAGCCCCCCAGGCAGAACTATCCCCTGGGTCTCTCTCTAGAGGAGAAACAGTTTGCCTCCCTGCAGCTAGTCCAGAGCtgtgtcctctcccctccctccgagTCAGAGCTCCAACAGTCCCCCCATCTCTGCCCCAGCTTCCCCCCCTCCATGTGGAACCACCAGCCCCATCTCTGCCCCAGCTACCCCCACAGCCAGGGGGGCTTTGGCCCCgacaccactctcctctccagcGGGTTCCTGCCCTTGTTGGACGGCGTTCCTGGGTCTCGGTCAGGGTCTGGGTCGGACTACAGCCAGCAGGGATCAGAGACTGACAGACTGCTGTTCGAGAAGAGTTACCTTGTGGAGGGGGATGGGCTGGGGCTGCAGCCAGGGTCGGGGGTGGAGCTACAGGAGCTGCAGGTGTGTCAGTCAGGTGTCTGTCTGGGGCAGGTGCAGTACCAGAGAGGCTCTCTCTGCTCAGACCATGGATGTCTAATCAGCTATGACTCTGTGGGATCCTTATCTGCCTGCTCCTCCAACTATAGCTCTCAGAGCCTCCAGTCCTGCAGCTGTGGGGAACAGcgtgagggaggaggggagacagaggagaggagagacaactacCTGCAGCACTGCAGCCCCACGGTGTTGTTCCAACAGAGCCTGGAGAACATGGGTCACCCCGTCACCCCCCTCAGAGAGTCCTCAGACCTCCTCGACATCTCCAACTTCACCCCCGACAAGTTCAGACACTCTTCCCTGTCCGAGCTGTCGCCACCGGAGACCCCCAACCTCTCCCACCAGGTGacggggtgggagatgaggacagGAGGCAAAGCCCCGGAGTACCAGGATCATGTGACAGGATGTGACATCATGCAGCAGGCGGAGCAGCATGAGGTGGAGGGGCGACAGTTACAGATACACCCCTCATtcaacagagagggggaggagcagGGGAGGAAGAACACCCGCTCTAAGAGAAAAGCAGGATATAAGCAGGCAGCAGCGGGGGGACAGCAGGGGCCTAAGAAAGGCCGGGCCCCCAGAGCATCCAAGACAGAGAAGGTGAAGATGCCTAGACAGAGCCGCTCCTCTAAGAAGATCAAAGCCATGCTGGAGGGGAAGGCTGCCAAGAGTCAGGCGCAGGCGGGGGGGAACCTTCAGCCCCACAGCCACGGTAGCACTGGGGACTGGTCTGGTAGCAGCACCGGGCCTAGGGGCTGGTCGGAGGGGAACACcagaagggaaggggaggagcaGCAGGAGTTTGAGGAGCCGTCTAACATCCTGTCCAACATTGTGTCCGGCATGGCGGAGGTCCAGAGGTTCATGATGGAGTCCATGGAGCCTCTGTGGGACCCGCTGGAGGGCGACCTGCCGCCTGACGCCAACAGCCTCAACATGAAGACACTCCACATCCTCCAGGGAAGAGGGGGCAAGAAGGGAGCCGGTTCCGTGGTGGTCGGACGGGGCAGGAAGGCCAGGGGCAAGGTGGGAAAGAACCAGGCCAAGTTTAACACCTCCCACCCCATCTTCCCCCAGCTCGCTCTGGGCTGCAACATGTTCGACAAACCCAACTCTATTAGCCCAGGCCCTACGCACAAAAAACTGTACCGCCACAAGACCAGCGCCAAGCTCCCAAACATGGAGACTGTGAAGGGCAAGCGAGGGGGAGCGGAGAGCAACCCAAACAAGGACTTGGCTCTCATGGCCTCTTTTGAGAAACTGAG GCAGAATATGGCCGTCTTGTTGTCGCTGTCCTTCAGATAG